One genomic segment of Synechocystis sp. LKSZ1 includes these proteins:
- a CDS encoding DUF3593 domain-containing protein, with protein MPSKDTLFALSLFPYLGFLWFIHRSGQTPRLALIGFYFLLVFVAVTIPAGIYAKVQYGEALANVDWLHGSAESLLTLTNILIVLGFNQAIAEHHSQKKP; from the coding sequence ATGCCTTCCAAAGATACATTATTTGCCCTTTCTCTATTTCCCTACTTGGGATTTTTGTGGTTTATCCATCGCTCTGGCCAGACGCCCCGCTTGGCCCTGATCGGCTTTTACTTTTTGTTGGTTTTTGTGGCCGTGACCATTCCTGCGGGCATTTATGCCAAGGTACAGTACGGGGAGGCCCTGGCCAATGTGGACTGGCTCCATGGTAGCGCCGAGTCGTTGCTGACCCTGACCAATATTTTGATTGTTCTCGGTTTTAATCAGGCCATTGCGGAGCATCACTCCCAGAAAAAACCATGA
- a CDS encoding DUF1816 domain-containing protein → MLGLLLFLIYFSVVSIAFFVNQKWWVRIETQSPACIYYFGPFDSSVEAEAHSPVYLHDLELEGAQGIRSVIERCCPRRLTISQED, encoded by the coding sequence ATGTTAGGTCTTTTGCTCTTTTTAATCTATTTTTCGGTTGTTAGTATTGCTTTTTTTGTCAATCAGAAGTGGTGGGTTCGCATCGAAACCCAATCTCCGGCCTGTATCTATTATTTTGGCCCCTTTGATTCTAGCGTTGAAGCCGAGGCCCATTCTCCGGTTTATCTCCATGACCTAGAACTGGAAGGAGCGCAGGGAATTCGTTCTGTAATCGAGCGTTGCTGTCCTCGCCGCTTGACCATTAGCCAGGAAGATTAA
- a CDS encoding TldD/PmbA family protein: MTQFSFEQFQEQLHHCLQRYRQRVDFLAIRLEQSDSTQILLRGDRLETLSESLAIGGQIRACHRGGWGFATFNHLGQLSERMEAAITSAKWVGEEETQLAPVDPIQAVCHQVSSERDPRQIALVEKKALCDHYNDLLRQTSDKITTTSVRYNDSHQRILLATSEGTWIDQAWCDLEMRFSATAREGSQVQTGRETTGSRRGFADLLNLDKAVQSAAQRAVTALSLPTVKGKSYTVVIDPILTGLFVHEAFGHLSEADMLYENPDLLEVMSLGKRFGPPELQILDGAAPPGHRGSYAYDDEGVPATTTPLIQDGILVGRLHSRETAGKLGEKPTGNARCLNYHYPPIVRMTNTWIERGTTPVPDLFQGIPEGVYARNWLGGMTNGEMFTFTAGEAWMIRNGQLAEPVKDVTLSGNVFKTLANIEALGDDFYWDESGGCGKGGQSGLPVGCGGPSLRIRDVVVGGDV; the protein is encoded by the coding sequence ATGACTCAGTTTAGCTTTGAGCAATTTCAAGAGCAACTCCACCATTGTCTTCAGCGCTATCGTCAGCGGGTGGATTTTCTGGCAATTCGGCTGGAACAGTCGGACAGTACCCAGATTCTGCTCCGGGGCGACCGCCTGGAAACCTTGAGTGAGAGCCTGGCCATCGGGGGCCAGATCCGGGCCTGTCATCGGGGCGGCTGGGGCTTTGCCACCTTTAATCACCTGGGCCAATTGTCGGAACGAATGGAAGCGGCGATTACCAGTGCGAAGTGGGTGGGAGAAGAAGAAACCCAACTGGCTCCGGTTGACCCCATCCAAGCGGTCTGCCATCAAGTTTCCTCGGAGCGTGATCCCCGCCAGATTGCTCTCGTGGAAAAAAAGGCCCTCTGTGACCACTACAATGATCTCCTCCGCCAGACTAGTGACAAAATTACCACCACCAGTGTCCGCTACAACGACAGTCATCAGCGCATTCTCCTGGCAACGTCGGAAGGAACCTGGATTGATCAGGCCTGGTGCGATCTAGAAATGCGCTTTTCGGCCACGGCCCGCGAGGGAAGTCAGGTACAGACGGGCCGAGAAACCACCGGCTCCCGCCGCGGCTTTGCCGATCTGTTGAATCTCGACAAAGCGGTTCAATCAGCGGCCCAACGGGCTGTGACGGCTCTCAGTCTCCCGACGGTCAAGGGTAAAAGCTATACCGTGGTGATCGACCCCATTTTGACGGGATTGTTTGTCCATGAGGCCTTTGGTCATTTGTCCGAGGCAGATATGCTCTACGAAAATCCTGACCTGTTGGAAGTGATGAGTCTCGGCAAACGCTTTGGCCCCCCCGAGCTACAGATCCTAGACGGGGCGGCGCCCCCTGGCCACCGGGGTAGCTACGCCTACGATGATGAAGGTGTGCCTGCGACGACGACCCCCCTGATCCAAGATGGAATTTTGGTGGGCCGGCTTCATTCCCGTGAAACCGCCGGAAAATTAGGCGAAAAACCGACGGGCAATGCTCGCTGTCTTAATTACCATTACCCTCCCATTGTCCGCATGACCAATACCTGGATTGAGCGGGGAACCACCCCAGTACCGGATTTATTCCAGGGGATACCAGAAGGGGTCTATGCCCGTAATTGGCTGGGGGGGATGACCAACGGTGAAATGTTTACCTTTACCGCCGGCGAGGCCTGGATGATTCGCAACGGCCAACTAGCGGAACCGGTCAAGGATGTCACCCTATCTGGCAATGTCTTCAAGACCCTCGCCAACATCGAGGCCCTGGGGGATGACTTTTACTGGGATGAATCGGGGGGCTGTGGCAAAGGGGGCCAGAGTGGCCTGCCCGTCGGCTGTGGCGGCCCCAGTCTGCGAATTCGGGATGTGGTGGTGGGAGGTGATGTTTGA
- the cas5 gene encoding CRISPR-associated protein Cas5 has protein sequence MNTFYLDCPCTSFPRSFARDYKETYLYPPPSTVYGFLLSLVGEEDLTTHLGVKIAIGLIGNHPPISRIVRKQRHHKFSKQRLGTYPSSKFSKPNFQELLTDLKIALVIDSSGEKAQVTLAERVAIAVSTPDQISRFGGLSLGESWAMVNGFRPYRESDGPIHWLVVDNRGLIALPVWIDRKTTQGTFQRFTLEKTGEFRQEAWVTIKANY, from the coding sequence ATGAACACGTTTTATCTCGATTGTCCCTGTACGAGTTTTCCCCGTAGTTTTGCCAGAGACTACAAAGAAACCTATCTTTATCCGCCTCCTTCAACGGTCTATGGCTTTCTCCTGTCCTTAGTGGGAGAAGAAGACTTAACAACCCATTTAGGGGTAAAAATTGCTATCGGTTTAATTGGTAATCACCCTCCCATTTCCCGCATTGTCCGTAAACAACGCCATCACAAGTTTAGTAAGCAGAGATTGGGAACTTATCCTAGTAGTAAGTTTTCTAAGCCCAATTTTCAAGAGTTATTAACTGATCTCAAAATTGCTCTTGTCATTGATTCTTCAGGAGAAAAAGCTCAGGTGACGTTGGCTGAACGAGTGGCGATTGCTGTCTCTACACCCGACCAAATTAGCCGTTTTGGTGGATTATCTTTGGGAGAATCTTGGGCCATGGTGAACGGATTTCGACCCTATCGTGAGTCGGATGGGCCGATCCATTGGCTCGTGGTGGATAACCGGGGTTTGATTGCCTTGCCAGTCTGGATTGATCGAAAAACAACCCAGGGGACATTCCAGCGATTTACCCTGGAGAAAACGGGAGAATTTCGTCAGGAGGCCTGGGTTACAATAAAAGCGAATTATTAG
- a CDS encoding type II toxin-antitoxin system VapC family toxin yields MIILDTHAWIWWMTESTALSPQALATIEQHSTIGVPSICCWEVAMLVAKNRLTLSMDVQVWLRLSLEHPKVRLLTIGPEIAVLSTRLPGNFHNDPADRLIVATGLFYQVPLVSKDSLIQKWGYLDIIW; encoded by the coding sequence ATGATTATCTTAGATACCCATGCCTGGATCTGGTGGATGACAGAATCAACGGCCCTTTCACCCCAAGCCCTGGCAACGATTGAGCAACATTCGACGATTGGCGTACCAAGTATTTGTTGCTGGGAAGTGGCGATGTTAGTGGCAAAAAATCGTCTAACTCTCTCAATGGACGTTCAGGTTTGGTTGCGACTCTCCCTTGAGCATCCTAAGGTTCGGCTTTTGACCATTGGCCCTGAAATTGCAGTACTTTCTACTCGACTTCCTGGCAATTTTCATAATGATCCAGCCGATAGATTAATCGTTGCAACGGGTTTGTTTTATCAAGTTCCCTTAGTCTCGAAGGATTCTCTGATTCAGAAGTGGGGATATCTAGATATTATTTGGTGA
- the cas7i gene encoding type I-B CRISPR-associated protein Cas7/Cst2/DevR, translating to MTQHLFATIVTPTAVAANNRGEGDGSTLSTLQKITRGIDQYTTVSAEAIRWAYREYFQQHHGDETNRTFNPDQDKYEFKTEVFNAEKFIDDDLFGYMDAKKGSDNKDATTKRRGALEISRAISLDPYWGDIAFGSTGGTKGKTSIHQTEVHCTAYQYTLAVTPFHLKKIERAEYLLEAIASLRHVGGNHSRFLYEFRPESIVLRITEDPSPWIMGCFERIGDGVGCSRLVHLVEVGDISASELMVGGEITRTPYGEQLKKLGVKVQGGVKAAIAEAKDSLKIKLSA from the coding sequence ATGACGCAACATCTTTTTGCAACTATCGTGACCCCGACTGCTGTTGCCGCTAATAATCGAGGTGAAGGAGATGGTAGTACCCTGTCCACTTTACAAAAAATTACCCGTGGCATTGACCAATACACAACAGTAAGTGCTGAGGCTATTCGTTGGGCCTATCGGGAATATTTTCAACAGCATCATGGCGATGAAACTAATCGCACTTTCAATCCAGACCAGGACAAATACGAATTTAAAACCGAAGTCTTCAATGCCGAAAAGTTTATTGATGACGACCTATTTGGCTATATGGACGCGAAAAAAGGTTCCGACAATAAAGATGCCACCACTAAACGACGGGGAGCTTTAGAAATTAGTCGGGCGATCAGTCTCGATCCCTACTGGGGTGATATAGCTTTTGGTTCTACGGGCGGGACAAAGGGTAAAACCTCAATTCACCAAACAGAAGTTCATTGCACAGCTTATCAATACACTTTAGCTGTTACCCCTTTTCACCTGAAAAAAATTGAGCGGGCTGAATATTTATTGGAAGCGATAGCTAGCCTTCGCCATGTGGGGGGTAATCATTCTCGATTCCTTTATGAATTTCGTCCTGAATCCATCGTGTTACGCATCACCGAAGATCCGAGTCCCTGGATTATGGGCTGTTTCGAGCGGATTGGAGATGGTGTCGGATGTTCTCGCTTAGTGCATTTAGTAGAGGTCGGAGATATTTCTGCTTCTGAGTTAATGGTCGGTGGAGAAATAACACGAACTCCCTACGGTGAGCAATTAAAAAAACTAGGAGTTAAGGTACAAGGAGGGGTTAAAGCGGCAATCGCCGAAGCAAAAGACTCCTTAAAAATTAAACTTTCTGCATAA
- the cas8a1 gene encoding type I-MYXAN CRISPR-associated Cas8a1/Cmx1, translating to MTTMKLSLFNANSLLPHRAGVAGLALALSGIDKTDALLKGDFSDNEVKLTWDCTDQEAIEWLLKQTYQIKNGYLEVKALKLDEPNRYIFTDGVTTTFLQHSKQRSFEKQTIPLNFRVDEGQPEILINYRPLLSCYYTSDFKEAFDNKGKFKKSIPLKGHHLPGLVEDFANGAYQESPENYIALLFLPIACQYFRLPSFLSALVIPSVTNLTAWVKRRKQATGKTVQKLTSYGQFRANGAGESALRFLLQEKLIEDSQAFRVNYCEVYRLGKQPWDGNQSYLKQEVYRVNVTEQVLELYQNAWQLFPSVVRTTQDKDGERTWLAPSKVLPWIADNLIANKRWYEGFFEFRKTNEIYERKGLNQMTHYLEPLEQTFFDAIKGGFSTYLRSQIEQANKQGRQLDYPQVTKKILYLLQRPNTQQEFATAVVDFLSRNPNKAARGSGPEIYQWLHRGHNWRKARDLALLAIATYEGKNKQGETEVPEEILDQVTTEPETDAGFELELA from the coding sequence ATGACAACAATGAAGCTTTCACTCTTTAATGCCAATAGTTTACTACCCCATCGGGCAGGAGTCGCAGGATTAGCATTAGCTTTATCGGGAATTGATAAAACAGATGCGTTGCTGAAAGGGGATTTTTCAGATAATGAAGTAAAACTAACTTGGGATTGCACTGATCAAGAAGCTATTGAATGGTTATTAAAACAGACCTATCAAATTAAAAATGGTTATCTAGAGGTGAAAGCCCTCAAATTGGATGAACCCAATCGCTACATTTTTACAGATGGTGTAACCACTACTTTTTTACAGCATAGTAAACAAAGGAGTTTCGAGAAACAAACCATTCCCTTAAATTTTCGAGTAGATGAGGGGCAACCAGAAATTCTAATCAATTATCGCCCTTTACTGAGTTGTTACTACACCAGTGACTTTAAAGAGGCTTTTGATAATAAGGGTAAATTTAAGAAAAGTATTCCCTTAAAAGGCCATCATTTGCCCGGATTAGTGGAAGATTTTGCGAACGGTGCATATCAAGAATCTCCAGAAAATTATATAGCTTTGCTCTTCTTGCCGATCGCTTGTCAATATTTTCGATTGCCTAGTTTTTTATCAGCATTAGTTATTCCTAGTGTTACTAACCTTACAGCTTGGGTCAAGCGCCGCAAGCAAGCAACAGGAAAAACAGTGCAAAAATTGACTTCCTATGGACAATTTCGGGCTAATGGAGCAGGAGAGTCAGCCTTGCGATTTCTTCTACAGGAGAAACTGATTGAAGACTCTCAAGCGTTTCGTGTGAACTACTGTGAAGTGTATCGCTTAGGGAAACAACCCTGGGATGGTAATCAATCCTATTTAAAACAGGAAGTTTATCGAGTCAATGTAACCGAGCAAGTATTGGAGCTATATCAAAATGCTTGGCAATTATTTCCTTCAGTTGTTCGTACCACTCAAGATAAAGATGGTGAGAGAACCTGGTTGGCTCCGTCTAAGGTCTTGCCCTGGATTGCGGATAACCTAATTGCCAACAAACGTTGGTATGAAGGCTTTTTTGAATTCCGTAAAACCAACGAAATTTATGAACGTAAAGGATTGAACCAAATGACCCATTATCTTGAACCGCTTGAACAAACTTTTTTTGATGCTATCAAAGGAGGATTTAGCACTTATCTGCGAAGTCAAATTGAACAGGCTAACAAACAAGGACGACAACTAGATTATCCACAGGTCACGAAGAAAATTCTTTATCTGTTACAACGTCCCAATACTCAGCAAGAGTTTGCCACCGCCGTAGTGGATTTTCTCAGCCGTAATCCCAATAAAGCGGCCCGAGGGTCTGGGCCAGAAATTTATCAATGGCTCCATCGTGGCCACAATTGGCGAAAAGCCCGTGATTTAGCTTTATTGGCGATCGCCACTTATGAAGGAAAGAACAAGCAAGGAGAAACGGAAGTCCCGGAAGAAATCCTTGACCAAGTCACCACTGAGCCAGAAACAGACGCAGGTTTTGAACTTGAGCTTGCTTAA
- the cas3 gene encoding CRISPR-associated helicase Cas3' translates to MLPKLKPDCLLAKSYQPGHWKGSYSLVGHTADVVNAVTTLVDVLGERLLKQFGLIYDLAYLRNTARLAAYLHDWGKANHHFQGMVRSQILGTSPRRDLNQQQMLRHEIISVFLAWEFREWLQQAEGDFYTALVAAGGHHLKLGGKEGKQNDEFGELKQSGEVEILLYFQHSNFRGLLRYGIKSLEGLPKKLKLSVAPKQNWTVTEIKQKRQAIKEALEEQSIDLVLCAVIKALLIAGDCSASAFPNVDLKTEDGRTLTYKQWIEQEISTTLDQDKLDKVIKQRLGKHILLPFQENLGKITSHVAIVRAGCGTGKTLGAYNWAKTHAIGRKLFFCYPTTGTSTEGFIDYVHGKIEAELFHSRYQVDLEMMKTGEEEELESGAEIAIKLESFRAWGAESVVCTVDTVLGLFQCNRRPLYCFPAIANAAFVFDEIHCYDAKLFGTLLRFLQVVKAPILLMSASILPWQKRAIEEAVGEPIEIIEGPRELEIQPRYRFYLQEVPNWERVEQELAEGGKVLWVCNQVNTAIAVYQEAKRRGLEALLYHSRYRYQDRVNHHRAVVDAFKPNQKKPVIAICTQVAEMSLDLSATLLVSQIADPAGLIQRLGRLNRRYCGHPLDAWFYPDDKEGFPYSAAMLAEGKAMIENFTDDVNQAQLAQWLEAFTPEPTAIEDDLDLVWLDGYWRSYPASLRPASHNITVLLEQDLPTIKTLPTKDILKYTIPVPMNKWKPKEKYKFYPVAPSDIWSYTEEVGAKKQGGKQ, encoded by the coding sequence ATGTTGCCTAAATTGAAACCAGATTGTTTGCTGGCTAAATCCTATCAGCCAGGGCATTGGAAGGGGTCTTATAGCTTGGTAGGCCATACGGCAGATGTAGTTAATGCTGTTACGACGTTAGTTGATGTTTTAGGTGAGCGTCTACTAAAGCAATTTGGTTTAATCTATGATTTAGCCTATCTGAGAAATACAGCAAGACTCGCGGCCTATCTTCACGATTGGGGTAAGGCAAACCATCATTTTCAAGGTATGGTGCGCTCCCAAATTCTCGGTACCTCTCCCCGACGGGATCTAAATCAGCAACAAATGTTACGCCATGAAATTATTTCTGTTTTTTTAGCTTGGGAATTTCGAGAATGGTTACAACAAGCCGAAGGAGATTTTTATACGGCCTTAGTGGCGGCAGGTGGACATCATCTTAAGCTAGGAGGAAAAGAAGGAAAACAAAATGATGAGTTTGGCGAACTGAAGCAGAGTGGTGAAGTCGAAATATTACTCTATTTCCAGCATTCTAATTTTAGGGGCTTGCTGAGGTATGGCATTAAAAGTCTAGAAGGTTTACCTAAAAAGCTGAAACTCTCAGTGGCTCCTAAACAAAATTGGACGGTTACAGAGATCAAACAAAAGCGTCAAGCCATAAAAGAGGCCTTAGAAGAGCAATCTATTGATCTAGTTCTATGTGCTGTCATCAAAGCGTTGCTCATTGCAGGAGATTGTTCTGCGTCTGCATTTCCTAATGTGGATTTAAAAACCGAGGATGGTCGGACATTAACTTACAAACAATGGATTGAGCAAGAAATTTCTACAACCCTGGATCAAGACAAACTCGATAAAGTCATTAAACAACGTCTAGGAAAACATATATTACTACCATTTCAAGAAAATTTGGGCAAAATCACAAGCCATGTAGCCATCGTCAGGGCCGGTTGTGGTACAGGAAAAACACTGGGGGCTTATAACTGGGCAAAAACCCATGCCATTGGTCGTAAGCTCTTTTTCTGTTATCCCACGACGGGAACCAGTACCGAGGGATTTATTGATTATGTTCACGGCAAAATAGAAGCCGAGCTATTCCACTCCCGCTATCAAGTGGATTTAGAGATGATGAAAACTGGGGAAGAAGAGGAACTAGAATCGGGAGCAGAGATAGCTATTAAACTTGAATCCTTCCGGGCCTGGGGAGCTGAATCAGTCGTGTGTACCGTTGACACTGTACTGGGCTTATTTCAATGTAATCGTCGTCCGCTTTACTGTTTTCCGGCGATCGCCAATGCGGCTTTTGTCTTTGATGAAATTCACTGCTATGATGCCAAACTGTTTGGGACGTTATTGCGATTTTTGCAGGTTGTCAAAGCGCCTATCTTATTAATGTCAGCTTCGATATTGCCCTGGCAAAAACGGGCAATTGAGGAGGCAGTTGGTGAACCGATTGAAATTATTGAAGGGCCAAGGGAGCTAGAAATCCAACCTCGTTATCGCTTTTATCTCCAAGAAGTACCGAACTGGGAGCGAGTGGAGCAAGAATTAGCCGAGGGAGGAAAAGTTCTCTGGGTCTGTAATCAGGTCAATACGGCGATCGCTGTTTATCAGGAAGCCAAACGTCGAGGATTAGAGGCACTGCTTTATCACAGTCGGTATCGTTATCAAGATAGGGTAAACCATCATCGTGCCGTTGTGGATGCGTTTAAGCCAAATCAGAAGAAGCCTGTGATTGCTATCTGTACCCAAGTAGCAGAAATGTCGTTGGATTTATCCGCTACGTTATTAGTTTCTCAGATTGCCGATCCTGCGGGGTTAATTCAACGGCTAGGACGCTTAAACCGTCGATATTGTGGTCATCCCCTAGATGCTTGGTTTTATCCCGATGACAAAGAGGGGTTTCCCTACAGTGCCGCCATGTTAGCAGAGGGAAAAGCCATGATTGAAAATTTTACAGATGACGTTAATCAAGCTCAGTTAGCCCAATGGCTAGAAGCGTTTACCCCAGAGCCAACAGCTATTGAAGATGATCTAGATTTGGTTTGGTTAGATGGCTATTGGAGAAGTTACCCGGCATCCCTACGCCCAGCAAGTCACAACATCACGGTACTTTTAGAGCAAGATTTACCGACGATTAAAACCTTACCTACGAAAGATATTCTGAAATACACCATACCCGTTCCTATGAATAAATGGAAACCAAAAGAAAAGTATAAATTTTATCCCGTTGCTCCCTCTGATATTTGGTCTTATACAGAGGAAGTTGGTGCAAAAAAACAGGGAGGTAAACAGTAA
- the cas6 gene encoding type I-MYXAN CRISPR-associated protein Cas6/Cmx6, with translation MNFLEVQFSLRGKTLPADHGYSLYSAIKQICQAQDLEISPEILISSIPGIGNKQGMIYLNRRSRFRLRCPAEQAQIWYRILQNQVLDLRGNLIRLIQPRLTIIQPQSVLTSRLVVIKLEEWDDHTAPQYFLESCQKGLERLEIQGQPFIESSADGNLARRSLCIHGKHIMGFGVTVEGLSNEDSIKLQCLGLGGRGHFGCGWFYPKKEEVENVA, from the coding sequence ATGAATTTCTTAGAGGTTCAATTTTCCCTGCGAGGTAAAACCCTTCCCGCCGATCATGGCTATAGTCTTTACTCCGCAATTAAACAAATCTGCCAAGCTCAAGATCTTGAAATTTCTCCAGAGATTTTAATCTCTAGCATTCCTGGTATTGGTAATAAGCAAGGAATGATCTATTTGAATCGTCGTTCTCGCTTTCGATTACGTTGTCCAGCAGAGCAAGCCCAAATATGGTACCGTATCTTGCAAAATCAGGTACTAGATTTACGGGGAAATTTAATTCGCTTAATTCAGCCGCGCTTAACCATCATTCAACCTCAGTCTGTTTTAACGTCTCGACTCGTAGTAATTAAATTAGAGGAGTGGGATGATCATACTGCCCCTCAATATTTTCTTGAATCTTGTCAAAAAGGGTTAGAAAGACTAGAAATTCAAGGTCAACCATTTATTGAGAGTAGTGCTGACGGTAATTTAGCTCGACGATCGCTGTGTATTCATGGCAAGCACATTATGGGTTTCGGTGTAACTGTGGAAGGATTAAGTAATGAGGATTCCATTAAATTGCAATGTTTAGGTTTAGGTGGTAGGGGACATTTTGGTTGTGGTTGGTTCTATCCCAAAAAGGAGGAAGTAGAAAATGTTGCCTAA
- a CDS encoding WYL domain-containing transcriptional regulator, with the protein MAVAKSLPPKKLERLIKIDDLIRSRIRHTAGSMAETLEVSERTIRSDIDCLEVYFYAPLQFELKRGYYYTDASWRLPTIPLSQGEFFALTLGAKALEAYSGSAYEAELRSSIQRLAGRLPERVWVDLQRLADERIHFRAGAELLNLDPEIYQVLMEAWQSSRQVWIHYYTANRDAETERVVDPYHLNIYRGTNPLLVAFCHYRHKFLDFRLDRIREYRLLDSHFEPDSNFNLEEHLNRAFQMEKGDRLYPIAIEFTRKAAPYIRERRWHHSQVIDEHEDGSLTLHIEVGGLQEVKRWVLGYGKEALAKSPPELVKLLQEETQVMAQQNQTGDFE; encoded by the coding sequence GTGGCTGTTGCAAAATCTTTACCTCCCAAAAAACTGGAGCGTTTAATCAAGATTGACGATTTGATTCGCTCTCGTATCCGTCACACGGCAGGCTCTATGGCAGAAACCCTTGAAGTATCTGAACGCACGATTCGGAGTGATATAGATTGCTTAGAAGTTTATTTTTATGCTCCCCTGCAATTTGAATTAAAGCGAGGCTACTACTACACCGATGCAAGTTGGCGCTTACCGACCATTCCCTTAAGTCAGGGAGAATTCTTTGCCCTGACCTTGGGGGCCAAGGCCTTAGAAGCCTATTCCGGTAGTGCCTATGAAGCCGAGCTAAGATCTTCGATTCAACGACTTGCCGGGCGTTTGCCAGAGCGGGTTTGGGTTGATTTACAACGATTGGCGGATGAGCGGATTCACTTTCGGGCAGGGGCCGAGCTGTTAAACCTTGACCCGGAAATTTATCAAGTCTTGATGGAGGCTTGGCAGTCATCGCGCCAAGTGTGGATACACTATTACACGGCCAATCGTGATGCAGAAACGGAGCGGGTAGTAGATCCCTATCATTTGAATATTTACAGAGGGACTAATCCCCTGCTGGTGGCTTTTTGTCATTACCGCCACAAATTTTTGGATTTTCGTTTAGACCGGATTCGGGAATATCGTTTATTGGATAGCCATTTTGAGCCAGATTCCAACTTTAACCTTGAGGAACATCTTAACCGGGCCTTCCAGATGGAAAAAGGCGATCGCCTATACCCGATTGCGATTGAATTTACCCGGAAAGCAGCCCCCTATATCCGAGAACGACGCTGGCATCATTCCCAGGTAATTGACGAGCATGAGGATGGTTCTTTGACTCTGCACATAGAAGTGGGCGGGCTTCAGGAGGTGAAGCGGTGGGTCTTGGGTTATGGCAAAGAGGCCTTAGCGAAATCCCCACCGGAGTTGGTCAAACTACTTCAGGAGGAGACGCAGGTGATGGCCCAACAAAACCAAACAGGAGATTTCGAGTAA
- a CDS encoding YccF domain-containing protein has product MSLLGNLIWLIFGGFLAGIGYILGGILVCLTIVGIPFGQQAIKLGVATMTPFGREIVPTPEAGSLLNMILNLVWLLVLGWGIALTHLTSGLILAVTIIGFPFALQHFKLIPLALFPFGRELR; this is encoded by the coding sequence ATGAGTTTACTCGGAAATCTCATCTGGTTAATTTTTGGAGGGTTTTTAGCAGGAATCGGTTATATCCTCGGCGGCATACTCGTCTGTCTCACTATTGTAGGGATTCCCTTTGGCCAGCAGGCTATTAAATTAGGCGTGGCCACCATGACTCCCTTTGGACGAGAAATTGTGCCAACCCCTGAGGCTGGGTCGTTGCTAAATATGATTTTGAACCTGGTCTGGCTGTTGGTGCTGGGTTGGGGGATTGCCCTCACCCATCTGACATCGGGCCTGATTTTGGCGGTGACGATTATTGGCTTCCCCTTCGCCTTGCAACACTTTAAGCTGATTCCCTTGGCCCTGTTTCCCTTTGGCCGGGAATTGCGTTAG